A single Triticum dicoccoides isolate Atlit2015 ecotype Zavitan chromosome 2A, WEW_v2.0, whole genome shotgun sequence DNA region contains:
- the LOC119352254 gene encoding antimicrobial peptides-like has product MVFVHKGGVCWFLFLVAVLLTVAAVGAEQEDGATATVAAEVEEEVSGRVHDQGNDMCDIKCQHGQHLAWRRRCVNECHRQKLHHSRRAFCEMKCQDHYHDPSRMELCVHECMSYGIKLHADSNNGVDRHPHAWEVEAGWGADAQSNDMCDIKCQHWQDPAGRRRCVNECHSREHHHPSRAFCEMKCQHHYHDPSRMELCVHQCMSYGLNLHVGGNNGVDEHPTG; this is encoded by the coding sequence ATGGTGTTCGTTCACAAGGGTGGTGTTTGCTGGTTCCTCTTTCTCGTGGCGGTGTTGCTCACTGTTGCGGCCGTAGGAGCGGAGCAGGAGGATGGGGCCACGGCCACCGTCGCcgcggaggtggaggaggaggtcaGTGGGCGTGTCCATGACCAGGGCAACGACATGTGCGACATCAAGTGTCAACACGGGCAACATCTCGCATGGAGACGACGGTGCGTGAACGAGTGCCACAGACAAAAGCTTCATCATTCTCGCAGAGCTTTCTGCGAAATGAAGTGCCAAGATCACTACCACGACCCGTCAAGGATGGAGCTGTGCGTGCACGAGTGCATGAGCTATGGCATCAAGCTCCATGCGGACAGTAACAACGGCGTCGACCGCCACCCCCACGCCTGGGAGGTGGAGGCCGGCTGGGGTGCCGATGCCCAAAGCAACGACATGTGCGACATCAAGTGCCAGCACTGGCAAGACCCTGCCGGGAGACGACGGTGCGTGAACGAGTGCCACAGCCGGGAGCATCATCATCCTAGCAGAGCTTTCTGCGAGATGAAATGTCAACATCACTACCATGACCCGTCAAGGATGGAATTGTGCGTGCACCAGTGCATGAGCTATGGCCTCAATCTCCATGTAGGCGGCAACAACGGCGTCGATGAGCATCCCACCGGCTGA